AAAAAGGCATTGATGATTATGTTCAGATTGTTAGGGTTTGTTGCAATATCGCCAACGCCCACAACATTATTGAAGTCAAAATCTTTCACGAAAGTCCATTTATTAGTGAAAGTAAAGGACTCTGCAACCTGTTTAGGTTTTTCACCGGCTGTATAAAAGTCCTTTAACTGTAAAGGATTAATGATTCTTTCCCTAAGGTTTTCCTGATAAGTTTTTTTAGTAATTTTCTCTAAAATTTTTGTCAGAAGGTAATAGGCGGAATTAGAATATTGTACTTTTTCGCCGGGTTTAAATAAACTTCCCTGTTCTTTAATTTTGTCTAAAATTTGTTTTTCTGTCTTTGGTTCTTGCAGCCATCTTTCATCACCTTGTGGCCCCATAGCATAATCGCCAAGTCCTGAAGTATGATTCAGCATTTGTGAAATAGTGATAATTTGTGCATTGGGAATTTCAGGAAAATACTGAGCTAGCTTGTCATTCAGACTCAGTTGCTTTTTCTCGATCAATTGAAAAAGCATAATGGCAGTCATTGTTTTTGTAATCGAGCCTATTTGTAAAATTTGAGGATTCTGATCTTTTTGAGGAAGATTTTCTTGTCCAAATTTTCTTTGATACACCTCCCTGCCATTTTTAAAAATAGAAATAGCCCCACCTTCATAATTTTTATTTTCTAAGTAATCCAGAAATAGATTTATTTTCTTTACACTTTCATCGAGATTTTGAGAAAATTTATAATTCTCGATGTTAGTATTTTGGCTATCTTCTGAAGTTAGAGCTAAAGGTAATTCTAATCCGTTTTGAGTAAATTTTCCGGAAATTTTTTCATCCTTCAGTGTTCCTTGATATTTTGCATTAAGAGCTTTTATCTCTAAACTAAGATTATTGTTCCCAAAAGTAGTAATGTCTACAGGTATTCCAATCGATTTTTGTAACGGACTGTCTAGAGTAGATTGGTACCCGTCTTTTGCTTTTGTTATATGGAAAATTAAAGGAAGTTTATTTCCCTGAATATTTAATTCGCCTTTCCAAGAACCTGAAATTTCCTGTCCGAAAATAAATTGGAAAATACTAAATAGTAGAAGGAAGGTGAGTTTTGTTTTCATAGTGTAAGAAATATTTAATTAGTGAGTTGGCTGATAATACAAAGGGTGAGAACTACGAAGGCAAAAATTACAATTTGTTTCCAGTTCTTCATGTTGGTAGAGGTCCTAAAACCATTGTAAATAAGTGTTATGCCGTAAGCGATAAGCAGTAAAACAACGAAGCTGAAAATACACATAATAGCCAATGGAAAAGCTGGGAGGTTTTGAGGATCCTTATCAACGATTTCACGAATGGTATTCACACTGGTTTTTACAATTGGCAATTCGCTTAATAAAATAGTAATGATTCCAGGAGTTTGAGAAATAATAACAGTATTGATGATATCAACTATTCTGGTCTTTTTATTGTAAATTTTTCCTAAAATAAGCAATACAATCATTCCTGCAGAATAGCTTATAATACTTTTACCAATGCCTAACAGAGCAGAATCATTTTCTTTAAGATAAGAATAATGGAATATCGCATCCATATACATTCCGAAGAATTGGCATAAGGCTACTGTTACAATAAGGGAGATTAATCCAATGATTAAAAGCTGCCTCTCATTGTATCTTAAAAATGGATTAAAGATCGTTTTCCAAACCATCGTTTTAGTTTTTTAATTGATTGATTTTCTGAATAAGATCATCCATTTTATTACGCATGGTAGGATAGGACAGCTCTGCCTGTTTAGCCATTTCCTTAATGCTTCCACTGGACAGAAAAAAGTTGAGGATAAAATCCTGCTCGTCACGGTTCAGCTTCAAAATGACTGGCAGTTCGTAATCTCCGGAAACTTCAGTGCTGCAATGAGGACATTTCATTTGGCTGACATGTAACGTGTGGTCACAGCTGGGACAAATTATAGGTAGTTTCATTGGTTTTGTTTTTACAAAAGTAATTTAAATTTTAATAAAGTTAAAGTATTTTTTAATAAAATTAAATTTATTTAGTTTTTAAGATGAAAAAAGCTTTCTCACCGGAGAAAGCCTTGTGGTTAAAACTCTTTATTTGTCGAGGATTCCGCGTATCTTATTCGCATTCGAAATCAATTCTCCCAAATATTCAAAATTTTCTTTTTCTAAAGCAGATTTGAATTTTCTTAATTGTGAAATATGCTCATTTAAAACATCCAACACATTTTCTTTATTCTGTTTAAAAATGGGAACCCACATTTCGGGATGAGATTTTGCCAGACGAACCGTGCTTGAAAAACCGGAACTTGCCAACTGGAAAATGGTTTCTTCTTCTCGCTCTTTTTCAAGGACGGTATTCGCCAAAGCGTAAGAGGTAATATGTGAAATATGTGAGATATAAGCGGTGTGCACATCGTGATCGTCGGCATTCATGTAAATTAAATGCATATCAAGACTTTCTACAATTCTTTCTACCAATTCCAAGGCATCTTCTGCTGATTCTTCTTTATTGCAAATGACTCCAGCCTTTCCTGAAAAACTCTCTGAAACTGCAGATTTAGGACCATTATTTTCCGTTCCCCACATCGGATGAAAAGCCACAAATCGAGAACGTTTCGGATGATCTTTTACACCATTTACAATTCCTGCTTTGGTGGAGCCGGCATCCATCACGGTTTGATTTTCGGAAATCAGATCTAAAACATTAGGTAATAATTTCCTTGCAGAATCTACCGGAATTGCTAAAATAATAAGGTCTGAATTCTTTACGCCATATTCCAGATCCACTTTCGCATCAATTATTTTTAATTCTAAAGCTTCGTTCAGATGTTCGTTGCTGTTATCGATCCCGTAAATGAAATCGCTAATGCCTTTTTCTCTTAAT
The sequence above is a segment of the Chryseobacterium sp. MYb264 genome. Coding sequences within it:
- a CDS encoding DUF2089 family protein codes for the protein MKLPIICPSCDHTLHVSQMKCPHCSTEVSGDYELPVILKLNRDEQDFILNFFLSSGSIKEMAKQAELSYPTMRNKMDDLIQKINQLKN
- a CDS encoding serine hydrolase domain-containing protein, which produces MKTKLTFLLLFSIFQFIFGQEISGSWKGELNIQGNKLPLIFHITKAKDGYQSTLDSPLQKSIGIPVDITTFGNNNLSLEIKALNAKYQGTLKDEKISGKFTQNGLELPLALTSEDSQNTNIENYKFSQNLDESVKKINLFLDYLENKNYEGGAISIFKNGREVYQRKFGQENLPQKDQNPQILQIGSITKTMTAIMLFQLIEKKQLSLNDKLAQYFPEIPNAQIITISQMLNHTSGLGDYAMGPQGDERWLQEPKTEKQILDKIKEQGSLFKPGEKVQYSNSAYYLLTKILEKITKKTYQENLRERIINPLQLKDFYTAGEKPKQVAESFTFTNKWTFVKDFDFNNVVGVGDIATNPNNLNIIINAFFNGKLVSKSSIEQMLPKNEDNFGRGIMQVDFLNKKYLGHSGGTYGTYSFMLMNKDDNFSISYSLNAPRVSSKNFITYITNILYNKDFEYPKFNETALSEADLQKYTGEYSSKSIPLGLKIFIKDGILFAQGTGQPEFPLEYVKDHIFTFNTAGLKIIFNPEKQEFELYQKGSLFQFSKNR
- a CDS encoding prephenate dehydrogenase, whose protein sequence is MKISIIGVGLIGGSIALKLREKGISDFIYGIDNSNEHLNEALELKIIDAKVDLEYGVKNSDLIILAIPVDSARKLLPNVLDLISENQTVMDAGSTKAGIVNGVKDHPKRSRFVAFHPMWGTENNGPKSAVSESFSGKAGVICNKEESAEDALELVERIVESLDMHLIYMNADDHDVHTAYISHISHITSYALANTVLEKEREEETIFQLASSGFSSTVRLAKSHPEMWVPIFKQNKENVLDVLNEHISQLRKFKSALEKENFEYLGELISNANKIRGILDK
- a CDS encoding YIP1 family protein, whose protein sequence is MVWKTIFNPFLRYNERQLLIIGLISLIVTVALCQFFGMYMDAIFHYSYLKENDSALLGIGKSIISYSAGMIVLLILGKIYNKKTRIVDIINTVIISQTPGIITILLSELPIVKTSVNTIREIVDKDPQNLPAFPLAIMCIFSFVVLLLIAYGITLIYNGFRTSTNMKNWKQIVIFAFVVLTLCIISQLTN